The following proteins come from a genomic window of Marinihelvus fidelis:
- a CDS encoding ECF-type sigma factor produces MDASKQRVDTATAGPGETASVQDRLVATVYDELRRIAHAHNRHERFNATLQTTALVHEAWLRLAESDAALQPKTEAHLKALTSRVVRHVLVDYARQSTARKRSPDANDIAEMQSTLIDPGLDVDLLDLDEALHALAGQSPRLAELVEYRFFGGLSIPETAEVLELSTRTVERDWIKARAYLVSQLREQKG; encoded by the coding sequence GTGGACGCAAGTAAACAACGGGTCGACACCGCAACGGCTGGCCCCGGTGAAACGGCATCCGTGCAGGATCGCCTGGTCGCCACCGTCTACGACGAACTCAGGCGTATCGCCCACGCCCACAACCGCCACGAACGCTTCAACGCCACCCTGCAGACCACGGCGCTGGTCCACGAGGCCTGGTTGCGCCTGGCCGAGAGTGATGCCGCGCTGCAGCCGAAGACCGAGGCACACCTGAAGGCGCTGACCTCGCGCGTGGTTCGCCATGTGCTGGTCGATTACGCGCGCCAGTCCACGGCCCGCAAGCGCAGCCCCGACGCCAACGATATCGCCGAGATGCAGTCGACGCTGATCGACCCCGGTCTTGATGTCGACCTGCTTGACCTGGACGAGGCCCTGCACGCACTGGCCGGGCAGTCGCCACGGCTGGCTGAGCTGGTGGAGTACCGCTTCTTCGGCGGACTGAGCATCCCGGAGACCGCCGAGGTGCTGGAACTGTCCACCCGCACGGTCGAGCGCGACTGGATCAAGGCGCGCGCCTACCTGGTGAGCCAGCTGCGCGAGCAGAAGGGCTGA
- a CDS encoding cation:proton antiporter produces the protein MELHEQLAVIALFVFAYSLVAKRVEQSWVSGPMVFVTAGFLMGPAALGWFSGEESRHTLRFLADLTLALFLFNDSANANLRTLKRYYGLPARMLLIGLPGAVLLGFLAAFVMFDALSLYEAAALGAMLAATDAALGKAVVTNPAVPSRLREGLNVESGLNDGLCVPILLLFVGLEVGSEAHAGGGAVLHLLAEELGIGTLVGVSLAAVGVWLFRTCWDRGWMSSVWGQITSAALAIGCFSVAQSLGGSGYIAAFVGGMLFGHLAGEETHEVLHSSEGMAETLALLTWMLFGMAVVWQVIGQVTWEVFVYALLSLTVVRMLPVWLSLAGTGESNANKLFLGWFGPRGLASIVFAVMVLDAGLPGAELMNLVVLCTVFLSLVAHGMTANPLARRISASRQGS, from the coding sequence ATGGAATTGCACGAACAACTGGCCGTCATCGCGCTGTTTGTCTTCGCCTATTCACTGGTGGCCAAACGGGTGGAGCAGTCGTGGGTGTCCGGGCCCATGGTGTTCGTCACGGCCGGCTTCCTGATGGGCCCGGCCGCACTCGGCTGGTTCAGTGGCGAAGAATCCCGTCACACGCTGCGGTTCCTGGCCGACCTGACGCTGGCGTTGTTCCTGTTCAATGATTCGGCCAATGCCAACCTGAGAACTCTGAAGCGTTATTACGGCTTGCCGGCGCGCATGTTGCTCATCGGCCTTCCCGGGGCCGTGCTGCTGGGTTTTCTCGCCGCGTTCGTGATGTTCGACGCGCTCAGCCTGTACGAGGCGGCGGCCCTGGGCGCCATGCTGGCGGCCACGGACGCCGCGCTGGGCAAGGCTGTGGTGACCAACCCCGCCGTTCCATCACGCCTGCGCGAAGGCCTGAATGTCGAAAGCGGCCTTAACGACGGCTTGTGTGTGCCCATCCTGCTGCTGTTCGTCGGCCTTGAGGTCGGCAGCGAAGCCCATGCGGGTGGCGGCGCGGTCCTGCACCTGCTGGCAGAGGAACTGGGTATTGGCACGTTGGTGGGTGTGAGCCTGGCCGCGGTCGGGGTATGGCTGTTCAGGACCTGCTGGGACCGCGGCTGGATGTCTTCCGTCTGGGGCCAGATCACCTCGGCCGCATTGGCCATCGGCTGCTTTTCCGTTGCCCAGAGCCTGGGAGGTAGTGGCTACATTGCCGCCTTCGTTGGCGGCATGCTGTTCGGGCACCTGGCCGGTGAAGAGACCCACGAGGTCCTGCACTCTTCGGAGGGCATGGCCGAAACACTGGCATTGCTCACATGGATGCTGTTCGGCATGGCCGTGGTCTGGCAGGTCATCGGCCAGGTCACCTGGGAAGTGTTTGTCTATGCGCTGCTGAGCCTGACCGTTGTGCGGATGCTGCCGGTCTGGCTGTCCCTGGCCGGCACGGGTGAATCGAATGCCAACAAGCTGTTCCTGGGGTGGTTCGGGCCACGTGGCCTGGCCAGTATCGTGTTTGCCGTCATGGTCCTGGATGCGGGTTTGCCGGGCGCTGAACTCATGAACCTGGTGGTGCTGTGCACCGTGTTTCTCAGCCTGGTTGCGCATGGCATGACCGCCAACCCACTTGCGCGCCGCATATCTGCTTCGCGGCAGGGTTCATAA
- a CDS encoding serine/threonine-protein kinase: MGDPRDFETLDAWFDRLLDAAPDERERTLADLRRDDPELADSLVALLTDVTASEGFLENEASAARDRMLAEMLTDDGWRPSGASPKDRCGETLGPYRLESVLGRGQKSVVYLARRADGEWDEQVAVKVLSRGVDTDDVLRRFLAERQIMTVLRHPHIGVMLDGGVTDDGLPYFAMEYIDGQPIDDWCREQALPLAGRLALVRSVCEAVAFAHRRLVVHRDIKPSNILVNRDRQVKLLDFGIAKWLDPQAQPGFSARTQHMVRPMTPAYAAPEQREGGPVSTATDVYQLGLLMVTLLCGVDRPRHAMGVDDRGAPQRRASTVATAANLPYPPAELRGDLDGIIHKALSADPEQRYGSAAELLADLDNYREHRAVQARTPGAAYMFGKFVRRRPLVTSAIAFALVALSVWALLVAHYNRQLQAEKAAALDALERAEETRNVLVRFMTEADPFNNEGSGADARIRDALAGADEIIGHELAGRPALQADLYGVVADVWDGLSEGEAAGQARRGELAALASLPDADPVRVLMSRHKLLNADASDLDTATFLAEIEKIRDTLARDWPDAVVERATVEKDLGYLHRRYGSPDVALAHTRAAVELLDTEPSPDPIQLSFALIDLGEQLAVDRQFDQAMTMMERALAIRLERLGETHAWTLTNRLQIASLLTDMGRLEEAIELYDALVPGYEQRLGPLHGQTVSVMNNHAMSLMGMGRYEEAEDVLSDVVARRRRAGGESSRSLADGLQNLGAIQLRLGMIDQAVVNLNTAAEIYQQVLLPGNPLLGYPHLTLASIHADRGDVDALIFHAGQAELLLQGNVPEHHPAWQKVHCLVGDAQLRQGQLEAGEARVRQGLAGFEAIPGMEARHLDECRAALARAGIAE; the protein is encoded by the coding sequence ATGGGCGACCCGCGCGACTTCGAGACACTCGACGCGTGGTTCGACCGTTTGCTGGATGCCGCGCCCGACGAACGGGAGCGCACACTGGCCGACCTGCGCCGCGATGACCCGGAACTGGCTGATTCCCTGGTCGCGCTGCTGACCGACGTCACGGCCAGCGAGGGCTTTCTCGAAAACGAGGCCAGCGCAGCTCGCGACCGGATGCTGGCGGAGATGCTGACCGACGATGGCTGGCGGCCCTCCGGCGCATCGCCAAAGGACCGTTGTGGCGAAACACTGGGTCCGTACCGTCTCGAATCGGTGCTGGGGCGCGGGCAGAAGTCGGTGGTCTACCTTGCCCGCCGTGCCGATGGCGAGTGGGACGAGCAGGTCGCCGTGAAAGTGCTGTCGCGCGGCGTTGACACGGACGACGTGCTGCGCCGCTTCCTGGCCGAGCGGCAAATCATGACCGTCCTGCGCCACCCGCATATCGGCGTGATGCTCGATGGCGGCGTCACCGATGATGGCCTGCCGTACTTCGCCATGGAATATATCGATGGCCAGCCGATCGACGATTGGTGTCGTGAGCAGGCGCTGCCGCTGGCCGGCCGACTGGCGCTGGTCAGAAGCGTCTGCGAGGCCGTGGCCTTCGCACACCGCCGCCTGGTGGTGCACCGCGACATCAAGCCATCCAACATCCTGGTCAACCGCGATCGCCAGGTGAAACTGCTCGACTTCGGCATCGCCAAGTGGCTGGATCCGCAGGCGCAGCCGGGCTTCAGCGCGCGCACGCAGCACATGGTGCGGCCGATGACACCGGCCTACGCGGCACCCGAGCAGCGCGAGGGTGGCCCGGTCTCCACAGCCACCGATGTCTACCAGCTGGGCCTGCTGATGGTCACCCTTCTGTGCGGCGTGGACCGGCCCAGGCACGCAATGGGCGTTGACGACAGGGGCGCCCCGCAACGCCGCGCCAGCACAGTGGCCACCGCGGCCAACTTGCCCTACCCGCCAGCGGAATTGCGGGGCGACCTGGATGGCATCATTCACAAGGCGCTGTCCGCCGACCCCGAGCAGCGCTACGGTTCCGCGGCCGAACTGCTGGCCGACCTGGACAACTACCGCGAACATCGCGCCGTGCAGGCGAGAACACCGGGTGCCGCCTACATGTTCGGCAAGTTCGTCCGCCGCCGTCCGCTGGTCACCAGTGCCATCGCCTTCGCACTGGTGGCGCTGTCGGTCTGGGCGCTGCTGGTCGCGCACTACAACCGCCAGTTGCAGGCCGAGAAAGCTGCGGCACTGGATGCGCTGGAACGTGCCGAAGAAACCCGCAATGTGCTGGTCCGCTTCATGACCGAGGCCGACCCGTTCAATAACGAAGGCAGCGGTGCCGACGCCCGCATCCGCGACGCCCTGGCCGGTGCCGACGAGATCATCGGCCACGAGCTGGCCGGCCGCCCGGCGCTGCAGGCCGACCTGTACGGCGTGGTCGCCGATGTCTGGGATGGCTTGAGCGAGGGTGAGGCGGCGGGGCAGGCACGCCGTGGCGAGCTGGCGGCCCTGGCATCCCTGCCCGATGCGGATCCGGTACGGGTGCTGATGTCGCGCCACAAGCTGCTGAATGCTGACGCGAGCGACCTGGACACGGCGACATTTCTTGCCGAGATCGAAAAGATTCGCGATACGCTGGCCCGCGACTGGCCCGACGCCGTGGTCGAACGGGCCACGGTGGAGAAGGACCTGGGTTACCTGCATCGCCGATACGGTTCACCGGATGTCGCCCTTGCGCATACCCGGGCGGCCGTCGAGCTGCTGGACACGGAGCCGTCACCCGACCCGATACAACTCAGTTTTGCGCTGATCGACCTGGGCGAACAGCTCGCCGTGGACCGGCAGTTCGACCAGGCCATGACCATGATGGAGCGTGCGCTGGCCATTCGCCTGGAGCGCCTGGGTGAAACCCATGCATGGACCCTGACCAATCGCCTGCAAATCGCCTCGTTACTCACCGACATGGGCCGGCTGGAAGAAGCCATCGAACTCTACGACGCCCTGGTGCCCGGCTATGAGCAGCGCCTGGGGCCGCTGCACGGCCAGACTGTCTCGGTAATGAATAACCACGCGATGTCGTTGATGGGGATGGGTCGCTACGAGGAGGCCGAGGACGTCTTGTCCGACGTGGTGGCACGTCGGCGCAGGGCGGGTGGTGAAAGCAGCCGCAGCCTGGCCGACGGCCTGCAGAACCTGGGCGCGATCCAGCTTCGGCTGGGCATGATTGACCAGGCCGTGGTGAACCTGAACACGGCCGCCGAGATCTACCAGCAGGTCCTGCTGCCCGGCAACCCGCTGCTGGGATACCCGCATCTCACCCTGGCCTCGATCCACGCGGACAGGGGTGATGTCGACGCGCTGATCTTTCATGCAGGTCAGGCAGAGTTGCTCCTGCAAGGCAACGTCCCTGAGCACCATCCCGCATGGCAAAAAGTTCATTGCCTGGTGGGTGATGCGCAGTTGCGCCAGGGGCAGCTGGAAGCGGGCGAGGCCAGGGTGCGCCAGGGCCTGGCCGGGTTCGAGGCCATCCCCGGCATGGAGGCCCGTCACCTCGACGAGTGCCGCGCGGCGCTGGCCCGGGCCGGTATCGCCGAGTAG
- a CDS encoding DUF819 family protein — protein MIQADWTFILWAVLAALAALGFWADRTRIGSQVSGLAIVLATGMLLSNIGVLPKSAPTYGVIWVYLVPVAISLLLLKADLRRVLTETRGMLLPFALGAVGTTIGALLGVWLLPLGEHSAKLAGVFSATYIGGSMNMAAVTQAVELDPSIATAAVAADNVVGVLYLAFLALVPSMALFRRWFGVTGDGLRVTRDDPTAGDNGDEEDVTRHASRVTHLDLVHLGLALAIAFVICGIGQWLANLMGVGGYAVLFITALTVLVANVFPRQLARLQGDYDIGLFFMYLFFAAIGISADVAAMVTSAPLLALYAAIIVLCHALAVFGLGRFLRTDLMDSVIASNACASGPASAAALAAGKGRPDLVAPAVLLGVFGYAVANFIGIGLVTWLG, from the coding sequence GTGATCCAGGCCGACTGGACGTTCATTCTCTGGGCCGTGCTGGCGGCCCTGGCCGCGCTGGGCTTCTGGGCCGACCGCACCCGCATCGGCAGCCAGGTCTCCGGCCTGGCCATCGTGCTGGCCACCGGCATGCTGCTGTCCAACATCGGCGTGCTGCCCAAGTCGGCGCCCACTTATGGCGTGATCTGGGTCTACCTGGTGCCGGTGGCAATTTCGCTGCTGCTGCTCAAGGCCGATCTGCGGCGGGTGCTGACCGAGACCCGCGGCATGCTGCTGCCATTTGCGCTGGGCGCGGTGGGCACCACCATTGGCGCGCTACTGGGCGTCTGGTTGCTGCCGCTGGGCGAGCACTCGGCCAAGCTCGCGGGCGTGTTCAGCGCCACCTATATCGGTGGCTCCATGAACATGGCCGCAGTCACCCAGGCGGTTGAACTGGACCCGTCCATCGCCACCGCCGCGGTGGCTGCAGATAACGTGGTCGGCGTGCTGTACCTGGCGTTCCTGGCGCTGGTGCCTTCGATGGCGCTGTTTCGGCGCTGGTTTGGGGTTACGGGTGACGGGTTACGCGTGACGCGTGACGACCCCACGGCCGGCGACAATGGTGACGAAGAAGACGTTACGCGTCACGCGTCACGCGTCACCCACCTCGACCTGGTGCACCTGGGCCTGGCACTGGCCATCGCCTTCGTCATCTGTGGCATCGGCCAGTGGCTGGCCAACCTGATGGGTGTCGGTGGCTACGCGGTGCTGTTCATCACGGCGCTCACGGTGCTGGTGGCAAATGTTTTCCCGCGCCAGCTGGCCAGGCTCCAGGGTGATTACGACATCGGCCTGTTCTTCATGTACCTGTTCTTCGCCGCCATCGGCATCAGCGCAGACGTCGCGGCGATGGTCACTTCCGCGCCGCTGCTGGCGCTGTACGCGGCCATCATCGTGCTCTGCCACGCACTCGCCGTGTTTGGGCTGGGCCGTTTCCTGCGTACCGACCTGATGGACTCGGTCATCGCCTCCAACGCCTGTGCCTCCGGCCCGGCCAGTGCCGCCGCCCTGGCCGCCGGCAAGGGCCGCCCGGACCTGGTCGCGCCGGCGGTTTTGCTGGGCGTTTTCGGTTACGCCGTCGCCAACTTTATCGGCATTGGCCTGGTGACCTGGCTGGGCTAG
- a CDS encoding outer membrane protein — MNGNAISKGSVLVRPALAALVVGIGMAPIDTRAQAGGEDEWKQSFHIYLLGPTIEGTAGVGPADADVDVDAGDVFDMLEGAFLGMYSAEKNGWGVFADVVYMDLESDFSLANGAVTGEFGNKQLTAAVSATRRLNANWELLAGGMYTDVKLALDTQGPAGGQSRRRSESWIDPFVGARFQAPMGEHWTFASFGYLGGFGVGSDLMWSLNAGLAYQVTEHNAFTVLYRYIDFDYEDGDGLDRFRFDIAEHGPAIGWRFSF, encoded by the coding sequence ATGAATGGAAACGCGATTTCGAAAGGCTCGGTCCTGGTACGGCCGGCACTGGCTGCGCTGGTGGTGGGCATAGGCATGGCGCCTATCGACACGCGGGCGCAGGCTGGTGGTGAGGATGAATGGAAACAGTCCTTCCACATTTACCTGTTGGGCCCGACCATCGAGGGCACCGCGGGCGTCGGGCCGGCCGATGCGGATGTCGATGTCGACGCCGGTGATGTGTTCGACATGCTTGAGGGCGCCTTTCTGGGTATGTATTCGGCGGAGAAAAACGGTTGGGGCGTTTTCGCAGACGTGGTCTACATGGACCTCGAATCCGATTTCAGTCTGGCCAATGGGGCGGTGACCGGCGAGTTCGGCAATAAGCAGCTGACCGCCGCCGTTTCCGCCACGCGGCGACTGAACGCGAACTGGGAGTTGCTGGCCGGCGGCATGTATACCGACGTGAAGCTGGCGCTGGATACCCAGGGGCCGGCCGGCGGGCAGAGCCGCCGACGCTCGGAGTCGTGGATCGACCCGTTCGTGGGCGCCCGTTTCCAGGCGCCGATGGGCGAGCACTGGACGTTTGCCAGTTTCGGCTACCTGGGTGGCTTCGGCGTGGGCTCCGACCTGATGTGGTCACTGAATGCCGGCCTGGCGTACCAGGTGACCGAGCACAATGCCTTTACCGTGTTGTATCGCTACATCGACTTCGACTACGAAGATGGCGACGGCCTGGACCGCTTCCGGTTCGACATCGCCGAGCACGGCCCGGCCATCGGCTGGCGTTTCAGCTTCTGA
- a CDS encoding BON domain-containing protein has translation MTRFSRFIACALLAIALPVAAQDSKTAGDVVDDTWIHTKVKANLATNQGGSVNIEVYHGYVQLAAFTTNPELKERLPKLAAEITGVKKVLNRIYVVESNRSAGTMLDDGVMSTKVKSAVADGDLSRGIDVNVEVNRGVVLLSGFVDSTEQRDQAIQLAGTVKGVKKVINGMDLKPAD, from the coding sequence ATGACCAGATTCTCCCGTTTTATCGCCTGCGCATTGCTCGCGATCGCATTGCCGGTGGCCGCGCAGGACAGCAAGACCGCGGGCGATGTCGTTGATGACACCTGGATTCACACCAAGGTGAAAGCCAACCTGGCCACCAACCAGGGCGGCAGCGTCAACATCGAGGTGTACCACGGCTACGTGCAGCTGGCGGCATTCACCACCAACCCTGAACTGAAGGAGCGGCTGCCCAAACTGGCGGCCGAGATCACCGGCGTGAAGAAGGTGCTGAACCGGATTTACGTGGTCGAGAGCAACCGCAGCGCCGGCACGATGCTCGACGACGGCGTGATGTCGACGAAAGTGAAGTCCGCTGTCGCTGATGGCGACCTGTCACGTGGCATCGACGTTAACGTGGAGGTCAACCGCGGCGTGGTGCTGCTGAGCGGTTTCGTCGACAGCACTGAGCAGCGCGACCAGGCCATTCAGCTGGCCGGCACTGTCAAGGGCGTCAAGAAGGTCATTAACGGCATGGACCTGAAACCGGCCGACTGA
- a CDS encoding DUF7010 family protein — MIDATLTLEQQKQAFEHRRFLAMPLAGTIAWAVIGLIGAVASPVVAVWAVFIGSGSTVYLGMALSKFTGEDFLDKSKPKNTFDRLFFMTIVQALAVYAIAIPFFLVDYTSLPMTVGILTGLMWIPFSWLASHWIGLFHGLARAGLVVAAWYLFPDQRFVVIPFIIVAIYLVTIVVLEKRARDA, encoded by the coding sequence ATGATCGACGCCACGCTGACACTCGAACAACAGAAGCAGGCCTTTGAGCACCGACGCTTCCTGGCCATGCCACTGGCCGGCACCATCGCGTGGGCCGTGATCGGCCTCATCGGTGCCGTCGCGAGCCCTGTCGTGGCAGTGTGGGCCGTTTTTATCGGCAGCGGCTCGACCGTCTACCTGGGCATGGCGCTGTCGAAGTTCACCGGCGAAGACTTCCTCGACAAGTCAAAGCCCAAAAACACCTTCGACCGCCTGTTCTTCATGACCATCGTCCAGGCACTGGCCGTCTACGCGATTGCCATCCCCTTCTTCCTGGTCGACTACACCTCGCTGCCGATGACCGTCGGGATCCTGACCGGACTGATGTGGATACCGTTCAGCTGGCTGGCCAGCCACTGGATCGGCCTGTTTCACGGCCTGGCGCGCGCGGGCCTGGTGGTCGCGGCCTGGTACCTGTTCCCCGACCAGCGCTTCGTAGTGATCCCCTTCATCATCGTCGCCATCTATCTCGTCACCATCGTGGTCCTCGAGAAACGAGCCCGTGACGCGTGA